From Hirundo rustica isolate bHirRus1 chromosome 19, bHirRus1.pri.v3, whole genome shotgun sequence, a single genomic window includes:
- the PITPNA gene encoding phosphatidylinositol transfer protein alpha isoform, which yields MVLIKEYRVILPVSVEEYQVGQLYSVAEASKNETGGGEGVEVLVNEPYERDGERGQYTHKIYHLQSKVPTFVRMLAPEGALNIHEKAWNAYPYCRTVITNEYMKDDFLIKIETWHKSDLGTQENVHKLEPEVWKSVEAIYIDIADRSQVLPKDYKAEEDPARFKSVKTGRGPLGPNWKKDLGKQSDCPYMCAYKLVTVKFKWWGLQNKVENFIQKQEKRLFTNFHRQLFCWLDKWVDLTMEDIRRMEEETKRQLDEMREKDPVKGMSAADD from the exons ATGGTGCTCATCAAGGAATA CCGCGTTATCCTGCCCGTGTCTGTGGAGGAG TATCAAGTGGGGCAGCTGTATTCCGTGGCAGAAGCCAGTAAAAATGAAACTGGTGGAGGTGAAGGAGTGGAAGTCCTGGTGAACGAACCCTACGAGAGAGATGGAGAGCGTGGGCAGTACACACACAAGATCTACCACTTACAGAG CAAAGTGCCAACATTTGTGAGAATGCTGGCCCCTGAAGGAGCTCTGAATATACATGAAAAAGCATGGAATGCCTATCCCTACTGCAGAACTG TTATTACA AATGAGTATATGAAGGATGACTTCCTGATCAAAATTGAAACCTGGCATAAATCAGATCTTGGAACACAGGAGAAT GTCCATAAACTGGAGCCAGAGGTATGGAAGAGTGTAGAAGCCATTTATATAGACATTGCTGATCGGAGCCAAGTACTCCCCAAG GATTACAAGGCAGAAGAAGATCCAGCCAGGTTTAAATCTGTCAAGACTGGACGTGGACCTCTGGGTCCCAACTGGAAG aaggacctggggaagcagtCAGATTGTCCATACATGTGTGCTTACAAGCTGGTAACAGTCAAGTTCAAGTGGTGGGGTCTGCAAAATAAAGTGGAGAACTTTATACAGAAG CAAGAAAAGCGGCTCTTCACAAACTTCCACCGGCAGCTCTTTTGCTGGCTTGATAAGTGGGTTGATCTGACTATGGAGGACATCCGTAGGATGGAGGAGGAGACCAAGAGACAGCTGGATGAG atGAGAGAAAAAGATCCAGTGAAAGGAATGTCGGCTGCTGATGACTAA